Proteins encoded by one window of Pseudomonas sp. LS44:
- the apbC gene encoding iron-sulfur cluster carrier protein ApbC, with product MSSITREAVEACLRQFTDPHLDQDPVSAGCVREIDIQGAQIRVRLQLGYAAGLFKSGWAQMLQMALENLPGVSQAKVEVDCQIAAHKAQAQVPALANVKNVIAVASGKGGVGKSTTAANLALALAREGARVGILDADIYGPSQGIMFGIPEGTRPLVKDQKWFVPLKAHGVEVMSMAFLTDDNTPMVWRGPMVSGALLQLITQTAWDDLDYLVVDMPPGTGDIQLTLAQKVPVAGAVIVTTPQDLALLDAKKGVEMFRKVNIPVLGVVENMAVHICSNCGHAEHLFGEGGGEKLASQYGVDLLASLPLSMAIREQSDGGKPTTVADPESQIAMIYQAMARSVGARIAQSELSASAIPNIVISDD from the coding sequence ATGAGCTCTATCACCCGCGAAGCGGTTGAAGCCTGCCTACGTCAGTTCACCGATCCGCATCTCGATCAAGACCCCGTCAGCGCCGGCTGCGTGCGGGAAATCGACATCCAGGGCGCTCAGATTCGGGTCCGTCTGCAGCTCGGCTACGCCGCCGGTCTGTTCAAAAGCGGTTGGGCGCAGATGCTGCAAATGGCTCTGGAGAATCTCCCTGGCGTAAGCCAGGCCAAGGTCGAGGTTGATTGCCAGATCGCCGCGCACAAGGCCCAGGCCCAGGTGCCGGCGCTGGCTAACGTGAAGAATGTGATCGCCGTCGCCTCCGGCAAGGGCGGGGTGGGCAAGTCCACCACGGCCGCCAACCTGGCCTTGGCGCTGGCCCGCGAAGGCGCGCGTGTGGGGATTCTCGATGCGGATATCTACGGTCCGAGCCAAGGCATCATGTTCGGCATTCCGGAAGGTACCCGGCCGCTGGTCAAGGATCAGAAATGGTTCGTGCCGCTCAAGGCGCATGGAGTCGAGGTGATGTCGATGGCCTTCCTCACCGACGACAACACGCCGATGGTCTGGCGTGGGCCGATGGTTTCCGGGGCGTTATTGCAATTGATCACCCAGACCGCCTGGGATGACCTCGACTACCTGGTCGTCGACATGCCGCCGGGTACCGGCGACATCCAGCTGACCCTGGCGCAGAAGGTGCCGGTGGCCGGCGCGGTAATCGTCACCACCCCACAGGATCTGGCCCTGCTGGATGCCAAGAAGGGCGTGGAGATGTTTCGCAAGGTCAATATCCCGGTGCTCGGCGTGGTGGAGAACATGGCCGTGCACATCTGCTCGAACTGCGGGCACGCTGAGCACCTGTTCGGCGAAGGCGGCGGCGAGAAGCTGGCCAGCCAGTACGGCGTCGATCTGCTGGCTTCGTTGCCGCTGTCGATGGCCATTCGCGAGCAATCAGACGGCGGCAAGCCGACCACCGTGGCTGATCCGGAAAGCCAGATCGCCATGATCTACCAGGCCATGGCCCGCAGCGTCGGTGCGCGCATCGCCCAGAGCGAGCTCAGCGCCAGCGCGATACCCAATATCGTCATCTCCGACGATTGA
- the metG gene encoding methionine--tRNA ligase, whose translation MSEARKILVTSALPYANGSIHLGHMLEYIQTDMWVRFQKLRGNQAIYVCADDAHGSAIMLRAEKEGITAEQLIANVQAEHTADFADFLVDFDNYHSTHAEENRELSTAIYLKLRDAGHIATRSVTQYFDPEKGMFLADRFIKGTCPKCAAEDQYGDNCEKCGATYEPTELKNPRSAISGAVPVLKDSKHFFFKLPDFEAMLKSWTRSGTLQDAVANKIAEWLDGGLQEWDISRDAPYFGFEIPDEPGKYFYVWLDAPIGYMASFKNLCAKRPELDFDAFWAKDSTAELYHFIGKDIVNFHALFWPAMLEGAGLRKPTGVAVHGYLTVNGQKMSKSRGTFIKARTYLDHLNPEYLRYYYAAKLGRGVDDLDLNLEDFVQKVNSDLVGKVVNIASRCAGFIHKGNAGVLVAGNAAPELTDAFQAAAPSIAEAYEARDFSRAMREIMALADRANAWIADKAPWALAKQEGKQDEVQAVCALGVNLFRQLVIFLKPVLPNLARDAEAFLNVAPLHWDDHQSLLANHQLNPFNPLLTRIEPAKIEAMIEASKEDLAATEAKNQPAGNGELTKEPLAADINFDAFSAVDLRIALIEKAEFVEGADKLLRLTLDIGDAKRNVFSGIKSAYPDPSKLEGRLTLYVANLAARKMKFGVSEGMVLAAGPGGEEIYLLSPDNGAKPGQRVK comes from the coding sequence ATGTCCGAAGCCCGCAAAATCCTCGTCACCAGCGCCCTGCCCTACGCCAACGGTTCGATCCACCTCGGCCATATGCTCGAGTACATCCAGACCGACATGTGGGTGCGCTTCCAGAAGCTGCGCGGCAACCAGGCGATCTATGTGTGCGCCGACGATGCGCATGGCTCGGCGATCATGCTGCGCGCGGAGAAAGAAGGCATCACTGCCGAGCAGTTGATCGCCAACGTGCAGGCCGAGCACACCGCCGACTTCGCCGATTTTCTGGTCGATTTCGACAACTATCACTCCACCCATGCGGAAGAAAACCGCGAGCTGTCCACCGCCATCTACCTCAAGTTGCGCGACGCCGGACACATCGCCACCCGCTCAGTCACCCAATACTTCGACCCGGAAAAGGGCATGTTCCTCGCCGACCGTTTCATCAAGGGCACCTGCCCGAAATGCGCGGCCGAGGACCAGTACGGCGACAACTGCGAAAAATGCGGCGCCACCTACGAGCCGACCGAGCTGAAGAACCCGCGCTCGGCGATTTCCGGCGCCGTGCCGGTGCTCAAGGATTCCAAGCATTTCTTCTTCAAGCTGCCGGACTTCGAGGCCATGCTGAAAAGCTGGACGCGCAGCGGCACCCTGCAGGACGCAGTGGCCAACAAGATCGCCGAATGGCTGGATGGCGGCCTGCAGGAGTGGGATATCAGCCGCGATGCGCCGTACTTCGGCTTCGAGATTCCCGACGAGCCGGGCAAGTACTTCTACGTCTGGCTGGACGCGCCGATCGGCTACATGGCCAGCTTCAAGAACCTCTGCGCCAAGCGTCCGGAACTGGACTTCGACGCCTTCTGGGCCAAGGATTCGACGGCCGAGCTGTACCATTTCATCGGCAAGGACATCGTCAACTTCCACGCCCTGTTCTGGCCGGCCATGCTCGAAGGCGCAGGCTTGCGCAAGCCAACCGGGGTCGCCGTGCACGGCTACCTGACCGTCAACGGCCAGAAGATGTCCAAGTCGCGCGGCACCTTCATCAAGGCGCGCACCTATCTGGATCACCTGAATCCGGAATACCTGCGCTACTACTACGCCGCCAAGCTCGGCCGCGGCGTCGACGACCTCGACCTCAACCTCGAAGACTTCGTGCAGAAGGTCAACTCCGACCTGGTCGGCAAGGTGGTCAACATCGCCAGCCGCTGCGCCGGCTTCATCCACAAGGGCAACGCCGGTGTGCTGGTCGCCGGCAATGCCGCACCGGAACTGACCGACGCCTTCCAGGCCGCCGCGCCGAGCATTGCCGAGGCTTACGAGGCGCGCGATTTCTCCCGCGCCATGCGCGAAATCATGGCCCTGGCCGACCGCGCCAACGCCTGGATCGCCGACAAGGCGCCGTGGGCGCTGGCCAAGCAGGAAGGCAAGCAGGATGAAGTGCAGGCCGTCTGCGCCCTGGGCGTGAACCTGTTCCGTCAGTTGGTGATCTTCCTCAAGCCGGTGTTGCCGAACCTGGCGCGCGACGCCGAGGCCTTCCTCAACGTCGCGCCGCTGCACTGGGACGACCACCAGAGCCTGCTGGCCAACCACCAGCTGAACCCGTTCAACCCGCTGCTGACCCGTATCGAACCCGCGAAAATCGAAGCCATGATCGAAGCCTCCAAAGAAGACCTCGCCGCCACCGAAGCCAAGAACCAGCCCGCAGGCAATGGCGAACTGACCAAGGAGCCACTGGCCGCCGATATCAATTTCGATGCCTTTTCCGCGGTCGACCTGCGTATCGCCCTGATCGAAAAAGCCGAGTTCGTCGAAGGCGCCGACAAGCTGCTGCGTCTGACCCTGGATATCGGCGACGCCAAGCGCAACGTGTTCTCCGGGATCAAGAGCGCCTACCCGGACCCGAGCAAGCTGGAAGGCCGGCTGACCCTGTACGTGGCCAACCTGGCCGCGCGCAAGATGAAGTTCGGCGTGTCCGAAGGCATGGTCCTGGCGGCCGGACCTGGCGGCGAGGAAATCTACCTGCTCAGCCCGGATAACGGCGCCAAGCCCGGCCAACGGGTCAAGTAA